One window of the Bombus affinis isolate iyBomAffi1 chromosome 10, iyBomAffi1.2, whole genome shotgun sequence genome contains the following:
- the LOC126921204 gene encoding uncharacterized protein LOC126921204 isoform X1: MALSMRQEDVKQVPWFSLAEWHQVHKQIYSNDINEQTKGYEMLLAWQARIPKLPIGIDCTLSIMQVCVRDREWTPKINNGELPIIYENDLCLMYSTTIMRILNHISNIGHTKQTSLFQIAKQLNIPEWIVNLRHDTAHGYEVPSIGVLRIAVNILLAWLHEEYWAAEAKRMEECLITEESMKEVQKSEEVQDFDDLIELWTSVSLYIHVGYHLVSNVPDPQLKETLQDLRSYAISLLQKNSGNIENNKDNYIEAASDDIKNDKKYTLETARIVLLSEISRYLSKKSIPDKKDIVCNTLLSSEVFLPSKNMLSIFTQSESIENKLEKDVLPLDMLKFWKDIIFLLYEKDLMEVLIIKLLELIKNEEVNKERKLLASLWISSISYSFLKLDSAHDISRVLEYQLEKIQKNLPPKVFELKVKEETDRTYPHLKCVLWFNLSDTVLPCLTDMKFISKLILNINEFSLKFIVPILELIHPKIDNESKQLLLNLMNAYAMVPLDKNDTNFPEYEQIFTLNDLKNSECLLDINKEQNKVVDKIPQFLAGQEIRNNWNFAVATYNWAKCPIGLLPWQNDTLEFINPPNIVVQKYDVSVLESEIVPGNIDRENLKMQGQINWNNVLRQKKRLKRKQERRNADIIMNKALETVKKRK; this comes from the exons ATGGCGCTCTCCATGAGACAAGAAGATGTAAAACAAGTACCATGGTTTTCTCT CGCAGAATGGCACCAAGTGCACAAGCAGATATATTCCAATGATATCAATGAACAGACCAAAGGTTATGAAATGCTACTTGCATGGCAAGCAAG AATACCAAAATTGCCAATAGGCATTGACTGTACTCTTTCAATTATGCAAGTGTGTGTTAGAGACCGTGAATGGACCCCTAAAATTAACAATGGCGAGTTGCCAATTATCTATGAAAATGACTTATGTCTGATGTATTCAACTACAATAATGAGAATTTTAAATCATATATCTAACATAGGACACACAAAGCAAACATCCTTATTTCAAATAGCAAAGCAGCTTAATATTCCAGAGTGGATAGTGAATCTAAGACATGATACTGCTCATGGTTATGAAGTTCCATCCATTGGTGTATTGAGAATAGCTGTAAATATATTACTAGCATggttacat GAAGAATATTGGGCAGCTGAAGCTAAAAGAATGGAAGAGTGTTTGATTACTGAAGAATCTATGAAAGAAGTCCAGAAGAGTGAAGAAGTACAGGATTTTGATGATTTAATTGAACTCTGGACTTCTGTAAGTTTGTATATTCATGTTGGCTATCATCTAGTATCAAATGTTCCAGATCCTCAATTGAA GGAAACATTACAAGATCTGCGTTCATATGCTATCTCTTTATTACAAAAAAATAgtggaaatatagaaaataataaagataaCTACATAGAGGCTGCCAGTGATgatataaaaaatgataaaaagtaCACATTAGAAACTGCAAGAATTGTTCTTTTATCTGAAATATCTAGGTATCTTAGTAAAAAGTCTATACCGGATAAAAAGGATATAGTTTGTAATACATTGCTCAGTTCGGAAGTATTTTTACCAAGCAAAAATATGTTATCAATTTTTACTCAAAGTGAAagtattgaaaataaattggagAAAGATGTTTTGCCATTAGACATGTTAAAGTTTTGGAAagatataatatttctattatatgaaAAAGATCTAATGGAAgtgttaattataaaattactcgaattaataaaaaatgaagaagTAAATAAAGAAAGGAAATTGTTAGCTTCTTTATGGATAAGTTCTATATCATATAGTTTTTTGAAATTAGACAGCGCACATGACATATCTCGAGTTTTAGAATATCAGTtagaaaaaatacaaaaaaatttaCCACCAAAAGTTTTTGAACTTAAAGTCAAAGAAGAGACAGATCGTACTTATCCACACTTGAAATGCGTATTATGGTTTAATTTGTCAGATACAGTGCTGCCATGCTTAACtgatatgaaatttatttcaaagcTTATATTAAACATAAATGAATTTTCGCTTAAATTCATTGTACCTATCTTAGAATTAATACATCCAAAAATAGATAATGAAAGCAAACAGTTACTGTTGAATTTAATGAATGCTTATGCAATGGTACCACTTGATAAGAATGATACAAATTTTCCTGAATACGAACAAATTTTTACTCTAAATGATCTTAAAAATAGTGAATGTTTACTAGACATAAATAAAGAACAAAATAAGGTGGTAGATAAAATACCTCAATTTTTAGCTGGtcaagaaattcgaaataattgGAACTTTGCAGTTG CGACCTATAATTGGGCAAAATGTCCAATTGGTTTGCTTCCATGGCAAAATGATACACTGGAATTTATAAACCCACCCAATATCGTAGTACAGAAATATGATGTTTCAGTTTTAGAATCTGAAATTGTTCCTGGGAATATAGATAGGGAAAACTTAAAAATGCAAGGTCAAATTAATTGGAACAATGTTTTGAGACAAAAGAAACGTTTGAAACGAAAACAGGAACGAAGAAATGCAGATATTATAATGAATAAAGCACTGGAAACTGTTAAAAAACGAAAATAG
- the LOC126921204 gene encoding uncharacterized protein LOC126921204 isoform X2, whose amino-acid sequence MASKCFRIPKLPIGIDCTLSIMQVCVRDREWTPKINNGELPIIYENDLCLMYSTTIMRILNHISNIGHTKQTSLFQIAKQLNIPEWIVNLRHDTAHGYEVPSIGVLRIAVNILLAWLHEEYWAAEAKRMEECLITEESMKEVQKSEEVQDFDDLIELWTSVSLYIHVGYHLVSNVPDPQLKETLQDLRSYAISLLQKNSGNIENNKDNYIEAASDDIKNDKKYTLETARIVLLSEISRYLSKKSIPDKKDIVCNTLLSSEVFLPSKNMLSIFTQSESIENKLEKDVLPLDMLKFWKDIIFLLYEKDLMEVLIIKLLELIKNEEVNKERKLLASLWISSISYSFLKLDSAHDISRVLEYQLEKIQKNLPPKVFELKVKEETDRTYPHLKCVLWFNLSDTVLPCLTDMKFISKLILNINEFSLKFIVPILELIHPKIDNESKQLLLNLMNAYAMVPLDKNDTNFPEYEQIFTLNDLKNSECLLDINKEQNKVVDKIPQFLAGQEIRNNWNFAVATYNWAKCPIGLLPWQNDTLEFINPPNIVVQKYDVSVLESEIVPGNIDRENLKMQGQINWNNVLRQKKRLKRKQERRNADIIMNKALETVKKRK is encoded by the exons ATGGCAAGCAAG TGTTTTAGAATACCAAAATTGCCAATAGGCATTGACTGTACTCTTTCAATTATGCAAGTGTGTGTTAGAGACCGTGAATGGACCCCTAAAATTAACAATGGCGAGTTGCCAATTATCTATGAAAATGACTTATGTCTGATGTATTCAACTACAATAATGAGAATTTTAAATCATATATCTAACATAGGACACACAAAGCAAACATCCTTATTTCAAATAGCAAAGCAGCTTAATATTCCAGAGTGGATAGTGAATCTAAGACATGATACTGCTCATGGTTATGAAGTTCCATCCATTGGTGTATTGAGAATAGCTGTAAATATATTACTAGCATggttacat GAAGAATATTGGGCAGCTGAAGCTAAAAGAATGGAAGAGTGTTTGATTACTGAAGAATCTATGAAAGAAGTCCAGAAGAGTGAAGAAGTACAGGATTTTGATGATTTAATTGAACTCTGGACTTCTGTAAGTTTGTATATTCATGTTGGCTATCATCTAGTATCAAATGTTCCAGATCCTCAATTGAA GGAAACATTACAAGATCTGCGTTCATATGCTATCTCTTTATTACAAAAAAATAgtggaaatatagaaaataataaagataaCTACATAGAGGCTGCCAGTGATgatataaaaaatgataaaaagtaCACATTAGAAACTGCAAGAATTGTTCTTTTATCTGAAATATCTAGGTATCTTAGTAAAAAGTCTATACCGGATAAAAAGGATATAGTTTGTAATACATTGCTCAGTTCGGAAGTATTTTTACCAAGCAAAAATATGTTATCAATTTTTACTCAAAGTGAAagtattgaaaataaattggagAAAGATGTTTTGCCATTAGACATGTTAAAGTTTTGGAAagatataatatttctattatatgaaAAAGATCTAATGGAAgtgttaattataaaattactcgaattaataaaaaatgaagaagTAAATAAAGAAAGGAAATTGTTAGCTTCTTTATGGATAAGTTCTATATCATATAGTTTTTTGAAATTAGACAGCGCACATGACATATCTCGAGTTTTAGAATATCAGTtagaaaaaatacaaaaaaatttaCCACCAAAAGTTTTTGAACTTAAAGTCAAAGAAGAGACAGATCGTACTTATCCACACTTGAAATGCGTATTATGGTTTAATTTGTCAGATACAGTGCTGCCATGCTTAACtgatatgaaatttatttcaaagcTTATATTAAACATAAATGAATTTTCGCTTAAATTCATTGTACCTATCTTAGAATTAATACATCCAAAAATAGATAATGAAAGCAAACAGTTACTGTTGAATTTAATGAATGCTTATGCAATGGTACCACTTGATAAGAATGATACAAATTTTCCTGAATACGAACAAATTTTTACTCTAAATGATCTTAAAAATAGTGAATGTTTACTAGACATAAATAAAGAACAAAATAAGGTGGTAGATAAAATACCTCAATTTTTAGCTGGtcaagaaattcgaaataattgGAACTTTGCAGTTG CGACCTATAATTGGGCAAAATGTCCAATTGGTTTGCTTCCATGGCAAAATGATACACTGGAATTTATAAACCCACCCAATATCGTAGTACAGAAATATGATGTTTCAGTTTTAGAATCTGAAATTGTTCCTGGGAATATAGATAGGGAAAACTTAAAAATGCAAGGTCAAATTAATTGGAACAATGTTTTGAGACAAAAGAAACGTTTGAAACGAAAACAGGAACGAAGAAATGCAGATATTATAATGAATAAAGCACTGGAAACTGTTAAAAAACGAAAATAG
- the LOC126921210 gene encoding transmembrane protein 135-like isoform X2, producing MKGKIPSKEDIKKTILGLLQSTAFLSWSGFSYSAFICILRRILGNFNFLTVSFLPSFLSSLTAIVIERPSRRPLLSLYVANLATETLFRMGIARGHYTPIPQGGTYIFATSITLLLYFYRSRPNKEPSMYRIFRILVGKYEECGYLVEKKNLHCDTQICSADEGSASGSSIEKHGVNKKSHKKNLNIFMKSLKIYRKIIERLKLQRKHSSCPHPFSCAHYILKGGMEVFSYALSAQLVIKLFFGMKKLLTKPPLIKSMIFKKNNLNLPIFLGGFAGLYRLVSCLLRRFLEKDSPYYAIPAGFIGGLTFMFYSNNTVALYFMWKALQLSWNDLAEKNVVPEIKWFVIFLYCFCTAILFHAAILEPQLLRSSYWKFLYAVSGGRIAAMSRVSLDAFGLESTKHLADVLRKTNTTDKKTFAF from the exons ATGAAAGGAAAGATACCATCTaaagaagatattaaaaaaacGATATTGGGTCTTTTACAATCAACAGCTTTCCTCTCATGGAGCGGTTTCTCGTATTCCgcatttatttgcattttaag ACGAATACTTGGAAACTTCAATTTTCTGACTGTATCATTTCTTCCATCCTTCTTATCTAGTCTAACAGCTATTGTTATTGAGAGACCATCAAGACGTCCTTTATTAAGTTTATATGTAGCTAATCTT GCAACAGAAACATTATTTAGAATGGGCATAGCAAGGGGTCATTATACTCCTATTCCTCAAGGTGGAACATATATTTTTGCTACAAGCATAACattattactttatttttatcgttCTAGACCAAATAAAGAACCTTCCATGTATAGAATATTTAG aattcTTGTTGGAAAATATGAGGAGTGTGGTTACCTtgtagaaaaaaagaatttgcaTTGTGATACACAAATATGCTCTGCTGATGAAGGTAGTGCTAGTGGAAGTTCAATAGAAAAGCATGGTGTAAATAAAAAATCTCATAAAAAAAATCTTAATATATTTATGAAATCCCTTAAAATATATAGGAAAATTATAGAAAGATTAAAACTTCAAAGAAAACATAGTTCCTGTCCACATCCTTTTAGTTGTGCTCATTATATACTAAAG gGTGGCATGGAAGTATTTAGTTATGCTCTAAGTGCTCAATTAGTGATTAAATTGTTCTTTGGCATGAAGAAATTACTTACGAAACCACCTTTGATAAAATCAATGATTTTCAAAAAGAACAATCTAAATTTGCCTATATTTTTAGGTGGTTTTGCGGGTCTTTATAgg CTAGTATCCTGTTTGTTGAGAAGATTCTTAGAAAAAGATTCTCCTTACTACGCAATTCCTGCTGGATTTATTGGTGGTTTAACATTTATGTTTTATAGTAATAATACAGTAGCTCTATATTTTATGTGGAAAGCATTGCag TTGTCATGGAATGATCTTGCAGAAAAAAATGTAGTACCTGAAATAAAGTGGTTTGTAATCTTTTTATACTGCTTTTGTACAGCAATACTCTTCCATGCAGCAATCCTTGAGCCACAGCTCTTGAGATCTTCttattggaaatttttatatGCTGTATCTGGTGGAAg AATAGCAGCAATGTCTCGAGTATCATTAGACGCATTTGGTTTGGAATCAACTAAACATCTTGCAGATGTACTCAGAAAAACTAATACTACTGATAAGAAAACTtttgctttttaa
- the LOC126921210 gene encoding transmembrane protein 135-like isoform X1, which produces MPAQLSKFIDVQCKEYSHHWTNSCVAAAAGLGIDAIPQCLKLYATVYIAALLMKGKIPSKEDIKKTILGLLQSTAFLSWSGFSYSAFICILRRILGNFNFLTVSFLPSFLSSLTAIVIERPSRRPLLSLYVANLATETLFRMGIARGHYTPIPQGGTYIFATSITLLLYFYRSRPNKEPSMYRIFRILVGKYEECGYLVEKKNLHCDTQICSADEGSASGSSIEKHGVNKKSHKKNLNIFMKSLKIYRKIIERLKLQRKHSSCPHPFSCAHYILKGGMEVFSYALSAQLVIKLFFGMKKLLTKPPLIKSMIFKKNNLNLPIFLGGFAGLYRLVSCLLRRFLEKDSPYYAIPAGFIGGLTFMFYSNNTVALYFMWKALQLSWNDLAEKNVVPEIKWFVIFLYCFCTAILFHAAILEPQLLRSSYWKFLYAVSGGRIAAMSRVSLDAFGLESTKHLADVLRKTNTTDKKTFAF; this is translated from the exons ATGCCAGCACAACTGAGCAAATTCATCGACGTACAGTGTAAGGAATACTCGCATCATTGGACTAATTCCTGCGTGGCTGCAGCAGCCGGTCTTGGCATAGATGCTATCCCACAATGTCTAAAGTTATATGCTACCGTTTATATA GCTGCACTTTTAATGAAAGGAAAGATACCATCTaaagaagatattaaaaaaacGATATTGGGTCTTTTACAATCAACAGCTTTCCTCTCATGGAGCGGTTTCTCGTATTCCgcatttatttgcattttaag ACGAATACTTGGAAACTTCAATTTTCTGACTGTATCATTTCTTCCATCCTTCTTATCTAGTCTAACAGCTATTGTTATTGAGAGACCATCAAGACGTCCTTTATTAAGTTTATATGTAGCTAATCTT GCAACAGAAACATTATTTAGAATGGGCATAGCAAGGGGTCATTATACTCCTATTCCTCAAGGTGGAACATATATTTTTGCTACAAGCATAACattattactttatttttatcgttCTAGACCAAATAAAGAACCTTCCATGTATAGAATATTTAG aattcTTGTTGGAAAATATGAGGAGTGTGGTTACCTtgtagaaaaaaagaatttgcaTTGTGATACACAAATATGCTCTGCTGATGAAGGTAGTGCTAGTGGAAGTTCAATAGAAAAGCATGGTGTAAATAAAAAATCTCATAAAAAAAATCTTAATATATTTATGAAATCCCTTAAAATATATAGGAAAATTATAGAAAGATTAAAACTTCAAAGAAAACATAGTTCCTGTCCACATCCTTTTAGTTGTGCTCATTATATACTAAAG gGTGGCATGGAAGTATTTAGTTATGCTCTAAGTGCTCAATTAGTGATTAAATTGTTCTTTGGCATGAAGAAATTACTTACGAAACCACCTTTGATAAAATCAATGATTTTCAAAAAGAACAATCTAAATTTGCCTATATTTTTAGGTGGTTTTGCGGGTCTTTATAgg CTAGTATCCTGTTTGTTGAGAAGATTCTTAGAAAAAGATTCTCCTTACTACGCAATTCCTGCTGGATTTATTGGTGGTTTAACATTTATGTTTTATAGTAATAATACAGTAGCTCTATATTTTATGTGGAAAGCATTGCag TTGTCATGGAATGATCTTGCAGAAAAAAATGTAGTACCTGAAATAAAGTGGTTTGTAATCTTTTTATACTGCTTTTGTACAGCAATACTCTTCCATGCAGCAATCCTTGAGCCACAGCTCTTGAGATCTTCttattggaaatttttatatGCTGTATCTGGTGGAAg AATAGCAGCAATGTCTCGAGTATCATTAGACGCATTTGGTTTGGAATCAACTAAACATCTTGCAGATGTACTCAGAAAAACTAATACTACTGATAAGAAAACTtttgctttttaa